In Aspergillus luchuensis IFO 4308 DNA, chromosome 1, nearly complete sequence, the following are encoded in one genomic region:
- a CDS encoding putative C6 transcription factor (COG:S;~EggNog:ENOG410Q1T6;~InterPro:IPR036864,IPR001138;~PFAM:PF00172;~antiSMASH:Cluster_1.3;~go_function: GO:0000981 - DNA-binding transcription factor activity, RNA polymerase II-specific [Evidence IEA];~go_function: GO:0008270 - zinc ion binding [Evidence IEA];~go_process: GO:0006355 - regulation of transcription, DNA-templated [Evidence IEA]) translates to MADTKSRPLAPAPPGANAALDAQQRRKNVGTACAACKTRKLKCTGSVPCANCVKSKVECTLDRSADKRRRGALKRKIDQLADQEDLLVRLVSVLRESGNRRAVPLINLIRSDASLDEIRYYINHQLPRLDLAQTPELVEVCQEVKQLQPSESRSMRRILDAKRLSDIPRFQVPARPWTTVVSDNDFVSHLISLWFTWSHPFRNWIDKDLFVRDMQAGSLSARFCSPFLVNIILAEGCAYSDYPEAYARLGDAASKGARFYEEAKRLLDKEEGRITLPTVQGLGVLWACASMTGRDRQGWIHRGQLAYAIQELSQKNSVLASDADEDTLRMVRVINGTVWGLFNVATSHALADKSRPLIKPPQRHSLPLVSHEGDSDEWRPYPDHAEGTEGHSVCLFSALCGLSLIAHDVATFFHREAPSRPRAETESKVADLYERLRLCSDRWPTCLKTKLEAPHILSLHMYHHAIIMRIYEPLKEYSTLPVTTISPVRAREMCFSSARNIAHLMRIHRSCWGLDRMPVSNIQCITEALFTLLDDLEEPNNREAFITLSIAAKAFSRRWESSRTILGTLRTTAQAKRLTLPTETDSLFTITVAPPPLGVRDSVDLLDDSEEA, encoded by the exons ATGGCCGATACTAAGTCGCGCCCTTTGGCTCCCGCCCCGCCGGGTGCCAACGCCGCTCTCGATGCCCAACAACGCAGGAAAAATGTAGGCACCGCCTGTGCGGCCTGCAAGACTCGAAAGCTCAAG TGCACAGGTTCCGTGCCCTGTGCCAACTGCGTCAAGAGCAAAGTCGAATGTACTCTCGACCGGAGTGCCGATAAGCGTCGTCGTGGCGCCCTGAAACGCAAAATCGATCAGCTTGCCGACCAGGAGGACCTCCTTGTCCGGCTCGTCAGCGTTCTCCGCGAGAGTGGCAATCGTCGCGCCGTGCCCTTGATCAACCTCATCCGCAGTGACGCCTCGTTGGACGAAATCCGCTACTATATCAACCACCAGCTGCCTCGCTTGGACCTGGCGCAGACTCCGGAACTAGTCGAAGTATGCCAGGAGGTGAAGCAACTCCAGCCATCTGAGTCGCGGTCCATGCGGCGGATTCTCGATGCCAAACGGTTATCCGACATTCCTCGCTTTCAGGTCCCCGCTCGACCTTGGACGACCGTCGTCTCCGATAATGATTTCGTTTCTCACCTCATCTCGCTCTGGTTCACCTGGTCGCATCCATTTCGAAACTGGATCGATAAGGACTTGTTTGTGCGGGACATGCAGGCAGGATCGCTGTCGGCTCGATTTTGCTCCCCATTCTTGGTCAACATTATCCTAGCGGAAGGTTGC GCATACTCTGATTATCCAGAGGCATATGCGAGACTGGGAGATGCGGCTTCGAAAGGAGCCCGCTTTTACGAGGAGGCCAAGCGTTTACTggacaaggaagaggggcGGATTACGCTTCCAACCGTCCAGGGACTAGGTGTATTGTGGGCATG TGCTTCGATGACTGGGCGGGATCGCCAAGGGTGGATTCACCGCGGCCAACTTGCCTATGCTATCCAGGAACTTTCGCAGAAGAATTCCGTTCTGGCGTCtgatgccgatgaagatACGCTCCGCATGGTTCGAGTTATTAACGGGACCGTTTGGGGCCTGTTCAACGTGGCCAC GAGTCACGCCTTGGCCGACAAGAGCCGCCCCTTGATCAAGCCGCCGCAGCGCCACAGTCTGCCCCTCGTCAGCCATGAGGGCGACTCGGACGAATGGCGACCGTATCCGGATCATGCAGAAGGAACGGAGGGGCATTCGGTCTGTCTGTTCAGCGCGCTGTGCGGCTTGAGTTTGATTGCCCACGATGTCGCGACCTTCTTCCACCGCGAGGCGCCATCGCGCCCACGGGCGGAGACGGAAAGTAAAGTGGCAGACCTTTATGAGCGTCTTCGTCTCTGCTCCGACCGGTGGCCCACGTGTCTGAAGACTAAACTTGAGGCCCCACATATCCTCTCTTTGCA TATGTATCACCATGCGATCATCATGAGAATCTACGAGCCGTTGAAAGAATATTCCACACTGCCCGTTACGACCATTTCGCCTGTGCGCGCCCGTGAGATGTGCTTCTCGTCAGCGCGTAATATCGCCCACCTGATGCGGATCCACCGTTCTTGCTGGGGACTCGACCGCATGCCCGTCAGCAACATCCAGTGTATCACCGAGGCTTTGTTCACGTTGCTGGATGACTTGGAGGAGCCCAACAACCGTGAGGCATTTATCACCCTCAGTATCGCGGCCAAGGCATTTTCGCGACGATGGGAGTCGAGCCGGACCATCCTGGGCACGCTCCGCACGACCGCCCAGGCGAAGAGGCTGACACTGCCCACGGAAACCGACTCGCTGTTTACCATCACGGTTGCACCGCCACCGCTTGGCGTGCGCGACAGCGTTGACCTCCTCGATGACAGTGAGGAGGCGTAA